The genomic segment CTGAGCAAGCCGACATTATGGAGAGAGAACTGAACTAACTGAAGTGCTTTCCCAAGATGGCTGCCGGATCAGGCATGCTGCGTGAAGAGGCAGGATTTTCGAGCATCAGTGCTTGGAGACCCTGCCTTTTATGCGGCTATGCGTTTTATTGGCGGGCATTTAGGGAAGTAAAGAAAGGGACGTTGGATACATGGGCGACAATAGCAAGGAGTGGAAGGTTTTGCTGCCTTGTACCATTAGAGAAGCCTGCTTGCAGGCTTCTTCGTTTTTGGCGGGGCAGGGCGTCGAGGAGCCGCGCAATAATGCGGAGCTGCTGCTCCTGCATCTGCTGGGCATCGGCCGCATGGAGCTGCTGCGAGACGGCGGCGATTCTTTTCCGAGCGAGCTTGCTCCAGCATGGGACGAGCTCATTCGGCGTAAAGGGAATGGCGAGCCGGTGCAATATATCATCGGCGAGCAGTGGTTCTACAGCAGGCCGTTTGCGGTTACGCCGGCCGTGCTGATTCCGCGGCCCGAGACGGAGCTGCTCGTCGAGGCTGTGCTTGAGGCGGCGGATCGCCTGTGGCCGGAATCGGCACAGGCGGACGCAGAGGGCGCGCCAGCGGAAGGCGCGGCCGAGGCGGGGGATGCCGCTGCGAGCAATAGCGCTAGCGAGCAGGCGGAGCAGGAGGGAGAGTCAGCGATAGCGGCTGGCTCGGCTAAGGGCTTGGCTGCGCGGCCGACGGTGCTTGATGTCGGCACGGGCAGCGGCGCCATCGGCGTGACGCTGGCTGCGCTGCGTCCGCTCTGGCGCGTATGCGCGTCCGATCTTTCGCCGGACGCGCTGGTTGTCGCCCGCACGAATGCGGCCCGCCATGGAGCGGCGGGCCGCATGGCGTTCGTGCAGGGCGACCTGCTGGCGCCGTTCCTCGGAACGGGCGGCGCCGCCGCAGCCCAGGCACTCGGCGCGGAAGACCTCCGCGTCGATGTGCTGGTATCTAATCCGCCGTATATACCGGCGGATGACCTCCCTGGCTTGCAGCGCGAGGTGCGGGATTACGAGCCGCACCTCGCGCTGGATGGCGGAGCGGACGGGCTAGACCCGTACCGCCGCATGGTAGAGCAGCTGCCGCTGCTGAGGCAAATGCCGCGCATCGTCGCTTTCGAGCTGGGCATGGGCCAAGCGGAAGCGGTGGCGGAGCTATTAAGGAAAGCGGATATGTGGGACGAGGTACGGACGATTACAGATTATGGCGGCATTGACCGCCATGTTATTGCGGTGCGTACCAACGGGTAGGCAGGATGAATAATCTCCCTTGTGAAGCACACCTGCGGCATGCCACTTCTGCATGCCACGAGTATGCATCAGCATAATGCAAGTTCGCTCTGCATGCCACGAGTGTGCATCAGCAAACTGAAAGTTCGCTCTGCATACCACGAGTGTGCATCAGCAAACTGCAAGTGCTATGCATGTCACAAGTGTGGCATCAGCAAACTGCAAGTTTGCTCTGCATGCCACGAGTGTTTATCAGCATACTGCAAGTGCGCTCCTGCAGGAGCGCACAGCTCCGAAAATTGCTAGAGGGCAGTAACAATAGAATAGCCCAGGGGTCTGTTTATTTTTGAAATATAAGAAAGTATATGTTTCCTTACTGAGCTTCAATTTCTCTGTCTGAATAGCAACGCTAAAGGGCGGCGACAGCCGTTTACGCTTGTCTATTAAAATTTAATAGGTTTGAGGTTTATAGAACGGGAATCGCGGACATACTTACGGATAGATACGTTCCGGAACGCAAGCAGAGGTACCGACGGGTGCCATCGAGAGGAGCTTGTGTATGTCCCGCAATTATTCCCGTATTTCTTATCGTAGATCCGTCGTTCTTATTATGGTGGTGCTTGCTGTACTTGTAATGAGCTGGGAGCTGCAAAAAGTAGATGCCGCTGTAGCTGGCAGTCAGATTCCGGAGGAGTCGATCAGGCTCCGCATATTAGCTAATTCCGACGCCCCTGCCGATCAGGCAGTTAAACGTGTCGTTCGTGATGCTGTGGTCGAGGCAATGAACAGCTGGGTAACTGGACCGCAGACGATAGAAGAAGCTCGTGCCACGATGCGCGAGCATATGGATGAGATGGAGCTTCTGGTTGGCAAAGTATTGAGCAGCCGGGGTTTTGATTATGCGTTTCACATTGAGCTTGGCCAAGTTCCTTTCCCTACTAAAATGTACGGAAGTGAAGTATATCCTGCTGGCAACTACGAAGCGCTGCTCATTACGTTAGGCGAAGGCAAGGGGCAAAACTGGTGGTGCGTGCTGTTCCCGCCATTGTGCTTCATCGACGCAGCTTCCGGCGAGGCGGTAGCCGCCGATGGCGAGGTGGAGGCAGCAAATGCAGCAAGCAATGAAGAATCCAAAGAAGCGAAAGCTTCTGTAGAAAAGGCATCTGTACAAAAAGAAAATGCCGGCGAAGTTGTCCATGCGAAGCAGGATTCTGCTCCTAGCAAAGCGGAAGGCGAAGCGCCGGAAGCAAAGTTTTTCCTTTGGGAAATGCTGCAAAAGCTGATTGCTTGGATGCAAAGCCTGTTTGCCTAGGGCGTGTATGCAAGCCAGCTCAATACTCTTC from the Paenibacillus sp. BIHB 4019 genome contains:
- a CDS encoding HemK/PrmC family methyltransferase, with product MGDNSKEWKVLLPCTIREACLQASSFLAGQGVEEPRNNAELLLLHLLGIGRMELLRDGGDSFPSELAPAWDELIRRKGNGEPVQYIIGEQWFYSRPFAVTPAVLIPRPETELLVEAVLEAADRLWPESAQADAEGAPAEGAAEAGDAAASNSASEQAEQEGESAIAAGSAKGLAARPTVLDVGTGSGAIGVTLAALRPLWRVCASDLSPDALVVARTNAARHGAAGRMAFVQGDLLAPFLGTGGAAAAQALGAEDLRVDVLVSNPPYIPADDLPGLQREVRDYEPHLALDGGADGLDPYRRMVEQLPLLRQMPRIVAFELGMGQAEAVAELLRKADMWDEVRTITDYGGIDRHVIAVRTNG
- the spoIIR gene encoding stage II sporulation protein R; the protein is MSRNYSRISYRRSVVLIMVVLAVLVMSWELQKVDAAVAGSQIPEESIRLRILANSDAPADQAVKRVVRDAVVEAMNSWVTGPQTIEEARATMREHMDEMELLVGKVLSSRGFDYAFHIELGQVPFPTKMYGSEVYPAGNYEALLITLGEGKGQNWWCVLFPPLCFIDAASGEAVAADGEVEAANAASNEESKEAKASVEKASVQKENAGEVVHAKQDSAPSKAEGEAPEAKFFLWEMLQKLIAWMQSLFA